The Erythrobacter sp. HL-111 DNA segment GCCGATAGGCGGGCTTTGCGACGAGGACGCCGATGACCTCGCGGAAACTGGCCTTGGCGAGCCCCTGCAGCGCGGCCGGATCGGTGTAGCCGCGCGGCGGCTCCTTGACCGAGCGCCACACGATGAGCGAGAGCAGCAGACCGGGCAGGCCGACCGCGATGAAGGCGACGCGCCATCCTTCGAACCGCGACCAGTCGGGGCTTCCGAACAGGAACCCCAGGCCCAGCCCGTCGATCCACGCCCCGAACTGCGCGCCGTCCATGCCGGCAAGCTGTCCGCCGAAGATGGATGCGAGCATCCCGCCGAGCGGCACGCCGAGGGCATAGATCGAGACCGCCGTGGCGCGGCGCGAAGGCTTGAAATAGTCGGCGATGAGCGATTGCGCCGGCGGCGTGCACCCGGCCTCGCCGATGCTCACGCCGATCCGGAAGAGAAACAGGACGAGGAAGGACGTCGCAAGACCGCACAGCGCGGTGAACAGGCTCCACAGGGCAACGGCGCCCGCGATGATGAGGACCCGGTTGAACCTTTCCGCGCCCCGGGCGATCGGGATGCCGAGTAAGGTGTAGAGCACGGCGAAGGCCGGCCCGCCGAGCAGCCCCATCTGCCAGTCCTCGAGCGCGAAACTGAGCTTGATCGGCTCGGTCAGGATGTTGATGATCGTGCGGTCGATGAAGTTGAAGATGTAGACGACGAGCAGCGCGCCAAGGACATAGGCCCTGTAGCCCGGCGAGCCGAACCCTTCCGAGGCCAAGGGGGCCGGCGCGCGCGAGCGCAGTGTCGGTTGATCCATTCCATCTCTCCCAGGCCCTCTCGAACTCGCAGGAAGTCCGATGGTCGCGGCGATGCTGCCGCTTTTCGCCCAGTGTAGATGCGGCGGTGAAGGACGCAATCTTTCCGGTTGCCAGACGCTTGCCGCCCGCCATCCGCCTGGGCGCCGGAATTTCGCCCGAGATCCCCCGCAACCGCCGCACGCCATGGCCCGCGGCAGAGGTCACGGCCGCCTCGCGGAGCGCGTCACGAGGCCGATCGATGCCGCCTTGCGAAACGGAAGGGATGCCGGACCGGCTCGCGGAGAGATCCCGGCCCGCCAATACAAGCGCATCCCCGGCGCCCCGGATCGCTCAGAAGCGGACGCCTGCGCCCACGACCGCCTGGTGCCGTTCGAGGTTCACCACCTCGAACACGTCGCCGAATTCGAGGCTTGCCCCGAACGCATCGAGCTCGCCGCCCGAGAAATCGGTGTAGCGGTATTCGGCCTTGAGATAGACGAGATCGGTCACCTTGTATTCGTAGCCGACGCCGAGCCGCAGGCCGTCGAGATCGACGTCCCCGTTGCGGCGGCCGGCGACGTCGTCGAACGTGCCGTCGAGCTCGATGTCGACGCCCGACAGGGCGTAACCCGCCTTGACGTAGAACAGCGAGCGACCGCCCACGAAACCGACCCGCCCGCCGAAATAGTACTCGGTCGCGCTGCCGACGCTGCCCGTTCCGGAAAAGACCGTGTCGTCGGGAAGGATGCCGCTGAAGCTCCCGAGCTCGTCGGACAGGGCCGAGCCGGCGATCTCCGCCTCGGCCCCGAAGGTGAACATCCCGCTCTGGAAGTCATAGCCGATGGCGGCGCCGTAGAAGATGTCCTCGGCATCGCCTTCGACTTCTTCGAACGGGTCGATGGCAGGGACTTCGAGCTTCGCCTGGTCGTATCCGAACAGGGCCTCGATGCGCGGGCCGTCGAAGTGTTTCCCCGGATTATTCACCGGCGGTGGTCTGACGGGTTGGCGGGAGTGGCGTAAGCATTTGCATTGTTGTAGGAATGTGGTTGCTTAAGCCAGACCTGCAACGGGGCAAAATATGCCACAGACCACACCCGCCGGATGCGATGATAGCGCGTCCGTATTTTCGTTTCCAGCAGTGCGCGGCAAGAAGGTCACAGCTGCGTTTGACGGCGGCAGGCTGACCTCGGATGGCGGGGTCCTGGTGCTGGCTCAGGCCGAGCGCATGATGGGGCTCTGCCAGCGGCTTGCGGCGTGTATTGCCGATCCGCGCGATCCTGCTCGGGTGGTTCATCGGCTTGAAGATATCCTGCGCGCGCGGATGTTCGCGATCGCCTGCGGCTATGAGGATGCCGATGATCTCGACGCTCTGCGCGATGATCCGGGCTTCCGCCTCGCGCTGGGCAAGCTGCCGGGATCGGGTGCGGGGTTGGCCAGCCAACCGACGATGAGCCGCTGGGAGAATGCGCCGAGCACGCGCGAGCTGGCAAAGATGCTGGGGATCATGATCGACATCTACTGCGCCAGCTACCCCACTCCGCCGGCGGCGGTGACGCTGGATATCGATGACACCTGCGACGTCGTGCACGGCTATCAGCAACTCTCCTTCTGGAACGGACATCATGGGGAGCGCTGCTTCCTGCCGATCCATGTCTACGACACGGCAACGGGCCGGCCGGTGGCGATGCTGCTGCGCACGGGCAAGACGCCTTCGGGCAAGGAGGCGGCAGGGCATATCCGGCGTCTGGTGCGCCATCTTCGCCGCCACTGGCCCGATACCCACATCACCATCCGCGGTGACGGGCATTATGGACGGCCCGAGGTCATGGCCTTCTGCGAGGCGGCCCATGTCGATTACGTGTTCGGTCTGCCGACCAACGCCGCGCTGCGCGCCGATCCCGTCATCGTCACGGCTGCCGATGCCTGTGCGGTCCGCCGCGCCGAGTGCCAACTCCCGGTCCTGCGCAGCTATGCCGAGACCCGCTACGGCGCGAAGAGCTGGAACCGCCAGCGCCGCGTCGTCGCCAGGATCGAGGCCAGCACGCTGGGCATGGATATCCGCTATGTCGTCACATCGCTAACCCAAGGCTCGGCTGAATACATCTATGACACGCTCTACTGTGCGCGCGGGCAGGCCGAGAACCTGATCAAGCTGCACAAGACCCAGCTGGCCAGTGACCGCACCTCGTGCCGGTCGGCGAACGCCAACCAGATGCGCCTGATCCTGCACACCGCTGCCTACTGGCTGCTGTGGCGCGTTCAGCAGGCGATCCCAAAGACCACCGCTCTGGCAAAAGCCGAGTTTACGACCCTGCGCCTGCGGCTGCTCAAGGTTGCTGCCCGCGTCATGGAAAGCGCCACCCGAATCCGCGTAGCGTTCGCCTCTGCGTGCCCCGATGCCGATCTGATGCGTGCCATCGTTCTCGCGCTCAAGCCTGCGCCGACGTAGCGGGCGCGGCAGTGCCGCAGAAACCCCGAGCCAAGTCCTTCAACCAGAAAAGCCCATCGATCACAGCGCGGTGAAACAGACGCCAGCGGTGCCGCACGCCCGCTCTACGCCGCCGCACGCAGCAGTGGCGTCAAGCTCGCACCGAGAGGCGCCCAACCGCATCGCCGTGAATAAGAGAGGTTTCTTCTCTTCCTCCTGCGCCCAGGCGGGGCTTGCCGAAAGGCCGGCGACGAGGCCTGCGACCACCAGTTTCGATTTCACGAAAGTCTCCTGCATCCAAAGCGTTAGGTGCCGCCGGCTAGGCGTGCGAGCTTAAGGACGGGTAAAGATCGGGCGGCGTTCGGGAAGTTTCGTGAGCGTTCCCGCGCGCGCTTCGGGAACGCGGGACGATCGGGCAGCGGCAGCGATTGCATCTGACCAGCGCGCCTTGCCGAGCGGGCCCTGCCGGGCTCGAGGAAGGACCGTGAACACGGGGACCGCCTTCAGGGCCTGTCCCCCTGCCGGAACCGCGTCTAAAGTGGCAGGCGAACAGGGGTGCCAGCGCGCAGGCACCGCCCTGCCGACGGCATCGCCGCAAGCAGCAAGAGCAAACCGGATTGGAAGAAAAGTCGCCCGATGAAGCTTGTGCTCAAAGCCGTCCTGCTCGTTCT contains these protein-coding regions:
- a CDS encoding IS1380 family transposase, which encodes MPQTTPAGCDDSASVFSFPAVRGKKVTAAFDGGRLTSDGGVLVLAQAERMMGLCQRLAACIADPRDPARVVHRLEDILRARMFAIACGYEDADDLDALRDDPGFRLALGKLPGSGAGLASQPTMSRWENAPSTRELAKMLGIMIDIYCASYPTPPAAVTLDIDDTCDVVHGYQQLSFWNGHHGERCFLPIHVYDTATGRPVAMLLRTGKTPSGKEAAGHIRRLVRHLRRHWPDTHITIRGDGHYGRPEVMAFCEAAHVDYVFGLPTNAALRADPVIVTAADACAVRRAECQLPVLRSYAETRYGAKSWNRQRRVVARIEASTLGMDIRYVVTSLTQGSAEYIYDTLYCARGQAENLIKLHKTQLASDRTSCRSANANQMRLILHTAAYWLLWRVQQAIPKTTALAKAEFTTLRLRLLKVAARVMESATRIRVAFASACPDADLMRAIVLALKPAPT
- a CDS encoding MFS transporter codes for the protein MDQPTLRSRAPAPLASEGFGSPGYRAYVLGALLVVYIFNFIDRTIINILTEPIKLSFALEDWQMGLLGGPAFAVLYTLLGIPIARGAERFNRVLIIAGAVALWSLFTALCGLATSFLVLFLFRIGVSIGEAGCTPPAQSLIADYFKPSRRATAVSIYALGVPLGGMLASIFGGQLAGMDGAQFGAWIDGLGLGFLFGSPDWSRFEGWRVAFIAVGLPGLLLSLIVWRSVKEPPRGYTDPAALQGLAKASFREVIGVLVAKPAYRHVVIGATLASFVGYGVGQFTTSFLIRTHGLSIETASLLFGIILGVMAAIGVFGSGWLADRMSGRYPKALAWLPALGMAASVPLYAFGFLVDDLWLAMPPLMIAATIHYFYLGPMYAVSGGVVDSRMRATSVAITLFVVNLLGYGLGPPLIGILSTFLKTMFLSGEGLGITLDTCRALLALGPDARGLLEAGEARALAACADAEARGLQWSIVIFVTGYGWAALHYLLAGRTLLKDMVATSTP
- a CDS encoding outer membrane protein, with the protein product MNNPGKHFDGPRIEALFGYDQAKLEVPAIDPFEEVEGDAEDIFYGAAIGYDFQSGMFTFGAEAEIAGSALSDELGSFSGILPDDTVFSGTGSVGSATEYYFGGRVGFVGGRSLFYVKAGYALSGVDIELDGTFDDVAGRRNGDVDLDGLRLGVGYEYKVTDLVYLKAEYRYTDFSGGELDAFGASLEFGDVFEVVNLERHQAVVGAGVRF